A section of the Pseudomonas sp. FP453 genome encodes:
- a CDS encoding response regulator, translating to MSPSVPSSRQQLLLVDDEEDALIELAESLSNEGFVCFTATSVTDALQELTLNPDIALIITDLRMPEESGISLIKRLREHTSRQHLPVIVMSGHAEMDDVSDMLRLQVLDLFRKPIYLVRLIDTLNSLFPLQKRQF from the coding sequence ATGAGTCCCTCCGTGCCTTCTTCGCGGCAACAACTTCTCCTGGTGGACGACGAAGAGGACGCTCTGATCGAACTTGCCGAATCCCTCTCCAATGAGGGATTTGTGTGTTTTACCGCCACCTCCGTGACCGACGCGCTACAGGAACTGACCCTTAACCCGGATATCGCGCTGATCATCACCGACCTGCGCATGCCCGAAGAAAGCGGCATCTCCCTGATCAAGCGCCTGCGCGAACACACGTCTCGCCAGCACCTGCCGGTGATCGTGATGTCGGGCCATGCCGAGATGGATGACGTCAGCGACATGCTGCGCTTGCAGGTGCTGGATCTGTTTCGCAAGCCGATCTACCTGGTGCGGTTGATCGATACCCTCAACAGTTTGTTTCCCCTGCAGAAGCGCCAGTTCTAG
- a CDS encoding Flp family type IVb pilin: MHIAESIRFIYVKVWVMVSARDGASGIEYAIVAAMCAAVIGIFMTPISDRVKVLFNLVEASIAST; the protein is encoded by the coding sequence ATGCACATCGCAGAAAGCATTCGTTTTATCTACGTGAAAGTGTGGGTCATGGTGAGCGCCAGGGACGGCGCCTCCGGCATTGAGTACGCCATTGTGGCGGCGATGTGCGCGGCGGTGATCGGGATCTTCATGACTCCCATAAGTGACCGTGTAAAGGTGCTGTTCAACCTGGTCGAGGCGAGCATCGCATCGACTTGA